A genomic window from Sphingobacterium spiritivorum includes:
- the dinB gene encoding DNA polymerase IV produces MIWQGDKRFVAHLDLDTFFVSVERLKNTQFVGKPLIVGGMSDRAVVSACSYETRLYGVHSAMPMKLALRLCPQAIVIRGDMDSYSYYSRMVTDVVREYVPVMEKASIDEFYADLTGVDRFFGCSQFMAELKQKVRKEVGLPISYALASNKLISKVATEDAKPDGKREVEHGLEKDYLAPLRIERMPGIGNKTSGLLHQMGVRTIKVLSEIPVPMMQNLLGKNGVDLSRKANGIDFTPIVPYSEQKSIGTEETFEQDTIDIYYLKSELIRMTERMTFQLRQHRRLTGCITIKLRYSNFDTVSKQMVIPYTASDAVLLSKAKELFAKLYDKRLLVRLLGVRFSHLVQGQYQIDLFEDTVESVRLYQAMDYIRQRYGDAVVKRAISVPKPPEKERN; encoded by the coding sequence ATGATTTGGCAGGGAGATAAGCGTTTTGTGGCGCATCTTGATCTGGATACATTTTTTGTGAGTGTAGAACGGTTGAAGAATACGCAATTTGTGGGCAAACCCTTGATTGTCGGGGGAATGAGTGATCGTGCTGTCGTATCAGCATGCAGTTATGAGACGCGGTTATACGGTGTTCACAGTGCTATGCCTATGAAACTTGCCCTGCGCCTCTGTCCCCAGGCCATTGTGATCCGTGGAGATATGGACAGTTACAGCTATTATTCCAGGATGGTGACCGATGTCGTACGTGAGTATGTACCGGTTATGGAAAAGGCCAGCATAGACGAATTTTATGCAGATCTCACCGGAGTAGATCGTTTTTTTGGTTGCAGTCAGTTTATGGCAGAGCTCAAACAGAAGGTGCGAAAAGAAGTCGGTCTGCCAATCAGTTATGCTTTAGCTTCCAATAAGCTCATTTCCAAGGTCGCAACGGAAGATGCCAAACCTGACGGAAAGCGGGAAGTAGAACATGGACTTGAAAAAGATTACCTCGCCCCGCTTCGGATAGAACGAATGCCCGGTATAGGTAACAAAACTTCCGGATTATTGCATCAGATGGGCGTTCGTACCATCAAGGTATTGAGTGAAATTCCTGTTCCCATGATGCAGAATCTTCTGGGTAAGAATGGTGTCGATCTCTCCCGTAAAGCTAATGGAATAGATTTTACGCCCATAGTCCCTTATTCTGAACAAAAAAGTATAGGGACCGAAGAGACTTTTGAACAGGATACCATTGATATTTATTATCTGAAGAGCGAACTCATCCGTATGACCGAAAGAATGACCTTTCAGTTGCGACAGCATCGCCGTCTTACGGGTTGCATTACCATTAAACTGCGTTACTCCAATTTTGACACAGTGAGTAAACAAATGGTTATTCCATATACTGCTTCGGATGCCGTATTGCTATCCAAGGCCAAAGAACTTTTTGCGAAACTGTACGACAAGCGGCTATTGGTGCGGCTGCTTGGCGTACGTTTCAGCCATCTGGTACAGGGACAGTATCAGATTGATTTGTTTGAAGATACGGTAGAGAGTGTGCGGCTTTATCAGGCGATGGATTATATCCGGCAACGTTACGGAGATGCAGTTGTCAAAAGGGCAATATCAGTTCCCAAACCACCGGAAAAAGAAAGAAATTAA
- a CDS encoding sensor histidine kinase, producing MEYNKEVIITEKKLSTNKVKRILLVVFAFLLFYLVSFLIDPYGEFWQEYFQRGIFEIIEELVISFIFCFLISESSIFIHSRLNKYVPWTKNKIKRLVLELSLNFFVVLILIVLNSVCYYLIYDDPAYSQSEPSIEEIRNLLQFIIVSMIISFMIISINTGSYLINNWVNTETQVANHKLRTAEWKQASVEAELNALKLQLNPHFIFNNLSVLSELILEDQQLGYAYSESFSKVYRFLLVNSKKNMILLEEELKFLNSYIFLIKHRIGQGVHFEIDVQEESKNMYIPPLTLQLLIENALKHNKTDRKNPLRITIRTSTQHILTVENTLSLIEKPEGYSTGIGLTNIISRFNLLSKQPPEIVTSTDSFKVIIHLMEYDR from the coding sequence ATGGAATACAATAAAGAGGTGATCATTACAGAAAAAAAACTTTCTACAAATAAGGTCAAAAGAATCTTATTAGTGGTCTTTGCCTTCCTCTTGTTTTATCTGGTTTCTTTCCTTATAGATCCCTACGGCGAATTCTGGCAGGAATATTTTCAACGGGGTATATTTGAAATCATTGAAGAGTTAGTTATTTCCTTTATCTTTTGCTTTCTGATCTCGGAATCCAGCATATTTATTCATTCCCGTCTGAACAAATATGTCCCCTGGACAAAAAATAAAATAAAAAGACTGGTACTGGAACTCAGTCTCAATTTTTTTGTCGTACTGATCCTCATTGTTCTGAATTCTGTATGTTATTATCTGATCTATGATGACCCGGCCTACTCTCAGTCCGAACCGTCTATAGAGGAAATCCGCAACCTGCTGCAGTTTATTATTGTCAGTATGATTATTTCATTTATGATTATCTCGATCAATACGGGAAGTTACCTGATCAATAACTGGGTAAATACAGAGACACAGGTCGCAAATCATAAATTGCGTACAGCAGAATGGAAACAGGCCTCTGTAGAGGCTGAACTTAATGCCCTGAAACTACAACTAAATCCGCATTTTATCTTCAATAATCTGAGCGTACTCTCTGAACTTATCCTCGAAGATCAGCAACTCGGCTATGCTTATTCAGAGAGTTTTTCCAAGGTATATCGCTTCCTGCTGGTCAATTCCAAAAAGAATATGATCCTTCTGGAAGAAGAGCTGAAATTCCTGAACTCTTATATTTTTCTGATTAAACACCGGATCGGACAAGGCGTGCATTTTGAAATCGATGTACAGGAAGAGAGTAAAAATATGTATATCCCTCCGCTGACCCTCCAGTTGCTTATAGAAAATGCACTCAAGCATAATAAAACGGATCGGAAAAATCCGCTCAGAATAACAATCCGTACCAGTACACAGCATATTTTAACAGTAGAAAACACTTTATCACTGATAGAGAAACCTGAAGGTTATTCTACAGGTATCGGACTGACTAATATTATCAGCCGTTTTAATCTTCTGTCCAAACAGCCTCCCGAAATTGTGACGAGTACGGACTCATTTAAAGTAATTATTCATTTGATGGAATATGACCGATAA
- a CDS encoding LytR/AlgR family response regulator transcription factor, which translates to MTDKIVIVEDEKLNADRLKRLIHTIRPNACVLAVLDSVSDAVVWFSKNGMPDLVMMDIRLSDGVSFDIFEQVKIDCFIIFTTAYDEYAVQAFKYNSVDYLLKPIEQEELEVAFRKAEMYNSINTNHRSIERLLHYIQPKEYRTRFLLPFRDGYKTVLVSEVKCIYVELKAIKARLKNGTDILLSQSMEELEQQLDPRIFFRANRQFIIHIDAVQQVVNYFNGKLKVILNGIDLQIIVSREKAIVLKEWLDS; encoded by the coding sequence ATGACCGATAAGATAGTAATAGTCGAAGACGAAAAGCTCAATGCAGATCGCCTTAAGCGTTTGATCCACACCATACGGCCCAATGCCTGCGTATTGGCTGTATTGGACAGTGTCAGTGATGCAGTAGTCTGGTTTTCTAAAAACGGAATGCCGGATCTGGTGATGATGGATATCCGGCTGTCTGACGGCGTGAGCTTTGATATTTTCGAACAAGTGAAGATCGATTGCTTCATTATTTTTACTACAGCTTATGACGAATATGCTGTTCAGGCTTTCAAATATAACAGCGTAGATTACCTGCTCAAACCAATCGAACAGGAGGAACTCGAAGTAGCCTTCAGAAAAGCAGAAATGTATAATTCCATCAATACCAACCATCGTTCGATAGAGCGCTTATTGCATTATATCCAGCCAAAAGAATACCGAACAAGGTTTTTACTTCCCTTCAGAGACGGTTACAAAACAGTCCTGGTGAGTGAAGTCAAATGTATCTATGTAGAACTGAAAGCGATCAAGGCCCGTCTCAAGAACGGAACAGATATCTTACTCTCACAGAGTATGGAAGAACTGGAACAACAGCTTGATCCCCGCATATTTTTCAGAGCTAACCGTCAGTTTATTATCCATATTGATGCCGTACAGCAAGTGGTCAATTACTTCAACGGTAAACTTAAAGTGATATTAAACGGTATCGATCTACAGATCATCGTGAGCAGGGAAAAGGCTATTGTACTCAAAGAATGGCTTGATTCTTAA
- a CDS encoding efflux transporter outer membrane subunit produces MRSIINHIAMCIGTAVLLSSCAVGKPYSRPDLATPENYREQVQVTGDTVLLPWKTFFKDPDLVILIEQALEKNKDISVAMLNLQQLDLSYKQAKRGLLPTLNLAVGASRVYQSRNSLNGSLSEQFTGEKYMDDFSATLTASWEADIWGKVRMQKEAARANYLMQQENLTALKTRIIVQVAQAYYNLITLDEQLKIAANNIKLSDETLQMIRLQFQSAQVNSLGVEQAEAQKKTAELLVPLAKQNIAIQENALSILCGAYPDRIGRSAGLETYSFEENFPVGVPALLLSRRPDLKVAEYAVVVANANVGLSKVAMYPSISLTPSVGANSFKFNNWFDLPGSLVKNIAGNITQPIFQKKELQTNYEQAKIEQQKTAEQFRQSVMNAVAEVSDAMAKTQYTSERIGLVKQRKASLEKAVNDAMLLYKSGMATYLEVITAQNNSLENDLEAINIQKEKYDAVTELYRALGGGTK; encoded by the coding sequence ATGAGATCAATCATCAATCATATTGCCATGTGCATAGGAACAGCAGTATTGCTGTCTTCCTGTGCGGTTGGCAAACCATACAGTCGTCCGGATCTGGCTACACCGGAAAATTACAGAGAGCAGGTACAGGTGACCGGAGATACTGTGCTGTTGCCGTGGAAGACTTTTTTTAAAGATCCTGATCTGGTCATATTGATAGAGCAGGCATTGGAAAAGAATAAAGATATTTCAGTTGCAATGCTTAATCTGCAGCAGCTGGATTTATCCTATAAGCAGGCTAAACGGGGATTATTGCCAACACTTAATCTTGCCGTAGGAGCATCCCGCGTCTATCAGTCCAGGAATTCCCTGAACGGATCTTTGAGCGAACAGTTTACAGGAGAAAAATACATGGATGATTTTTCTGCAACACTTACGGCATCATGGGAAGCAGATATCTGGGGCAAAGTACGTATGCAGAAAGAAGCTGCCAGAGCAAATTATCTTATGCAGCAGGAAAACCTGACTGCACTGAAAACCCGTATTATCGTGCAAGTCGCACAAGCTTACTACAATCTGATCACTTTAGATGAGCAGTTGAAAATTGCGGCAAATAATATTAAGCTCAGTGATGAGACGTTGCAGATGATCAGACTTCAGTTTCAGTCCGCACAGGTCAATTCTTTAGGAGTAGAACAGGCCGAGGCACAGAAAAAGACTGCCGAGTTACTGGTGCCATTAGCCAAACAGAATATCGCCATACAGGAAAATGCGCTGAGTATTCTGTGCGGAGCATATCCGGACCGGATTGGTCGTTCAGCAGGTTTGGAAACATACAGCTTCGAAGAGAATTTCCCGGTAGGAGTGCCTGCACTGCTGTTAAGCAGAAGACCTGATCTGAAAGTAGCTGAATATGCCGTCGTAGTCGCAAATGCCAATGTCGGACTGAGCAAAGTGGCGATGTATCCCTCCATCAGCCTCACACCTTCTGTCGGAGCCAACTCATTCAAGTTTAATAACTGGTTTGATCTTCCCGGATCATTAGTGAAAAACATTGCCGGAAATATTACGCAGCCTATATTTCAGAAAAAAGAACTCCAGACAAACTACGAACAGGCAAAAATAGAACAGCAGAAAACAGCCGAACAATTTCGCCAGTCCGTCATGAATGCTGTGGCTGAAGTATCAGATGCTATGGCCAAAACGCAGTACACAAGCGAACGTATCGGTCTGGTGAAACAACGGAAAGCCTCGCTGGAAAAGGCTGTAAACGATGCAATGCTGCTATATAAAAGTGGTATGGCAACCTACCTGGAAGTCATTACAGCACAGAATAATTCCTTGGAGAATGATCTGGAAGCAATCAATATACAGAAAGAGAAATATGACGCCGTGACAGAGCTTTACAGAGCGCTCGGTGGCGGTACAAAATAA
- a CDS encoding efflux RND transporter permease subunit, whose protein sequence is MLKKIIDRPVMATVISVVLLILGIIGLLRLPVTRFPDISPPTVMVSGSYPGGNSEAVIRSVVTPLEEQINGVENMEYIKSSASNDGSFSISIIFKQGVNADQAAVNVQNRVQQATPILPEEVIRMGLTTSKQQNSMIMIFNVYTEDNSKYDELFLQNYVNINVLPQIKRVPGVGQAQVFGIKDYSMRVWLNPQKMATYALIPADINQAISSQSIEAAPGKLGEESDAALEYVMRYKGKKNQTEEYENIIVKRNGTELVRLRDVARIEFGSINYSGNSTSNGKNAVTVAILQTTGSNANDIEIGVRDVLTDASKTFPPGVKYVNLMSTKERLDEATGQVKSTLIEAFILVFIVVFLFLQDFRSTIIPAIAVPVAIVGTFFFLLVFGFTINVLTLFALVLAIGIVVDDAIVVVEAVHSKMEGTNLTGKEATHSAMGEITGAVISITLVMSAVFIPIGFMTGSSGIFYKQFAYTLAIAIIISAVNALTLTPALCALLLKNNHAAGHTGPAAKAGFKKRFFTAFNAGFDNLTGKYIKGLKFLTAKKWIGAGFILLITGVAGWLMMSTPKSFVPMEDDGFIIYNLSMPPGTALDRTTATAERIDAILEKTESVETSSTITGFNILSNSASPAYAMGFIKLKPKKERGKVQDIDEIMGILSGQFAAIKEGTVMAFRSPPVDGYGVTGGAEIVLQDKAGKSPEALKKMADQVMGEIMQQPGIQYAYTTFRADFPQLEIEVDEDKAQQMGVQINSMMSTIQSYFAGDQSLNFTRFGKFYRVNVKADGIFRMDEDAFNEIFVRNDQNQMVPVKAMVALKKVYGPESLSRYNLFNALTISVVPVPGVSSGQVMDNLEKNVLGKLPSDYGYEWTGLSLEEKSAGNQTVIILTLCLLFVYFLLAAQYESYLLPLSVLLSIPTGIIGAFASIKAIGLDNNIYVQVGLIMLVGLLAKNAILIVEFAVQRRAAGSSIKDSAIDGARSRLRPIIMTSLAFIVGMIPLMVATGGSAMGNRSISTGAAIGMLTGVIFGVFVIPLLYMLFQYLQEKVSGKNKTHQQVQNIE, encoded by the coding sequence ATGTTAAAAAAGATCATAGACAGGCCGGTAATGGCCACCGTCATTTCCGTGGTACTATTGATACTCGGTATTATAGGTTTATTAAGACTGCCCGTTACCCGTTTTCCGGATATTTCTCCACCTACCGTTATGGTGTCGGGAAGCTATCCAGGCGGAAACAGTGAGGCTGTGATCCGTTCGGTAGTGACTCCATTGGAAGAACAGATCAATGGAGTTGAGAATATGGAATACATTAAGTCCAGTGCCAGTAATGACGGATCATTTTCCATTTCTATTATTTTCAAACAAGGTGTTAATGCTGACCAGGCAGCGGTGAATGTACAGAACAGGGTACAGCAGGCTACCCCTATACTTCCTGAAGAAGTGATCCGTATGGGACTGACCACTTCCAAACAGCAAAACAGTATGATCATGATCTTCAACGTATATACTGAAGATAACAGTAAATACGATGAACTCTTTTTGCAAAATTATGTCAATATCAACGTCCTTCCGCAGATCAAGCGGGTACCGGGGGTAGGACAGGCACAGGTATTTGGAATCAAGGACTATTCTATGCGAGTATGGCTGAATCCGCAAAAAATGGCGACTTACGCATTGATCCCTGCGGATATCAATCAGGCGATTTCCAGCCAGAGTATAGAAGCTGCTCCCGGAAAATTGGGGGAAGAGTCAGATGCTGCCTTGGAATATGTAATGCGCTACAAAGGTAAAAAGAACCAGACGGAAGAATACGAGAATATTATTGTCAAAAGAAACGGGACAGAGCTTGTGAGGCTCAGAGATGTGGCACGTATAGAATTCGGGTCGATCAATTACAGCGGAAATTCCACGTCTAATGGCAAGAATGCTGTGACGGTAGCTATTCTGCAGACGACCGGATCCAATGCCAATGATATAGAAATAGGGGTAAGAGATGTGCTTACCGACGCTTCGAAAACATTTCCTCCGGGAGTGAAATATGTCAATCTGATGAGTACCAAAGAACGGCTGGATGAAGCTACAGGACAGGTCAAGTCAACACTGATCGAAGCTTTTATATTGGTATTTATTGTCGTATTTCTCTTTCTTCAGGACTTCAGATCTACTATTATTCCGGCTATTGCCGTACCGGTCGCCATTGTAGGTACATTCTTTTTCCTTCTTGTATTTGGTTTTACGATCAATGTACTGACCCTCTTTGCTCTGGTGCTCGCTATTGGTATCGTTGTCGATGATGCGATTGTGGTGGTCGAAGCAGTACACAGTAAGATGGAAGGAACTAATCTGACCGGTAAAGAGGCTACACACAGTGCAATGGGTGAGATTACAGGTGCTGTTATCTCGATTACACTTGTCATGTCTGCGGTTTTTATTCCGATTGGATTTATGACCGGTTCATCCGGGATATTTTATAAGCAGTTTGCATATACATTAGCAATCGCAATTATTATTTCAGCAGTCAATGCATTGACACTGACACCAGCCTTATGTGCCTTATTATTGAAAAATAATCATGCCGCAGGGCATACGGGGCCAGCTGCAAAAGCAGGATTCAAAAAAAGATTCTTTACAGCATTTAATGCCGGATTTGACAACCTTACCGGGAAATATATAAAAGGTCTGAAATTCCTGACCGCAAAAAAATGGATAGGTGCAGGGTTTATTTTGCTTATCACCGGGGTAGCAGGATGGTTAATGATGAGTACACCCAAAAGTTTTGTGCCGATGGAAGACGATGGATTTATCATCTACAATTTAAGTATGCCTCCCGGAACCGCTTTGGACAGAACCACAGCGACAGCTGAAAGAATAGATGCCATTCTGGAAAAAACAGAATCTGTCGAGACAAGTTCGACGATTACCGGATTTAATATTCTGTCCAACAGTGCCAGTCCCGCATATGCCATGGGATTTATCAAACTGAAGCCCAAGAAAGAACGGGGTAAAGTACAGGATATAGATGAAATCATGGGAATCCTGTCAGGACAATTTGCCGCCATCAAAGAAGGTACAGTAATGGCTTTCAGAAGTCCGCCGGTTGACGGTTACGGTGTTACCGGAGGTGCAGAAATTGTTTTGCAGGACAAAGCCGGTAAATCTCCGGAAGCCCTCAAGAAGATGGCCGATCAGGTGATGGGAGAGATTATGCAACAACCCGGTATTCAGTATGCTTACACTACATTCAGAGCTGATTTTCCACAATTGGAAATAGAAGTTGATGAAGATAAGGCACAACAGATGGGCGTACAGATCAATAGTATGATGAGTACGATACAATCTTATTTTGCTGGCGATCAATCCCTGAATTTTACAAGATTCGGTAAATTCTATAGAGTCAATGTAAAAGCAGATGGCATATTCAGAATGGACGAAGATGCCTTCAATGAAATATTTGTACGTAATGACCAGAATCAGATGGTTCCGGTGAAAGCGATGGTCGCACTCAAAAAAGTATATGGCCCGGAATCTTTATCCAGATATAATCTATTTAATGCACTGACCATTAGTGTCGTTCCTGTACCGGGAGTGAGTAGCGGACAAGTAATGGACAATCTGGAAAAGAATGTACTCGGTAAGCTGCCTTCTGACTATGGATATGAGTGGACAGGTCTGAGTCTGGAAGAGAAATCTGCAGGCAATCAAACTGTCATTATCCTGACCCTCTGTCTGCTGTTTGTATATTTCCTGTTGGCTGCACAATATGAAAGTTATCTTTTGCCATTGTCTGTGCTGCTATCCATACCTACAGGTATTATAGGTGCATTTGCTTCCATAAAGGCTATCGGACTGGATAACAATATCTATGTACAGGTGGGGCTGATTATGTTAGTCGGACTTCTTGCCAAGAATGCTATTCTTATCGTCGAATTTGCTGTACAAAGGAGAGCTGCGGGATCTTCTATCAAAGACTCTGCTATAGACGGAGCGCGATCCAGGTTGAGACCTATTATCATGACATCGCTGGCCTTTATCGTGGGAATGATTCCGCTGATGGTAGCCACCGGAGGTTCGGCAATGGGTAACCGATCCATCAGTACAGGTGCAGCTATAGGAATGCTGACAGGAGTTATTTTCGGAGTATTCGTGATACCCTTATTGTATATGCTGTTTCAATATCTGCAGGAAAAAGTTTCAGGAAAAAATAAAACACATCAACAAGTACAAAATATAGAGTAA
- a CDS encoding efflux RND transporter periplasmic adaptor subunit, protein MVKQEFIFRSTFNRLIPIVALVFLLGSCTGNQQEGNYSEQAVDADFITLETGTTNLIKTYPGTIEGTVNVDVRAQVSGYLETIFVQEGDYVNKGQALFKIKGDVFIEQVNNSEASLKAAIAAQANARIELDKIRPLVQGKVVSELQLQTVQAQYDAATAQVAQARSALGSSRINADFAVIKAPVSGYIGRIPNRVGNLVTPADASPLTTLSEINNVFVYFSLSEAEFIDFTKARKKDEGMNTVEIVMADGTVYGHKGRVEVASGNIDRATGSIALKAVFPNPDRVLRSGGAGRIILTRKIDEAISIPMASVKDIQDRFFVFALTDSSKVAMRPIEISGRSGQNYIVRSGVKPGDKIAVNRIDMLAEGVKVAPVTVAADSLAH, encoded by the coding sequence ATGGTAAAGCAGGAATTTATTTTCAGAAGCACTTTTAATCGTTTGATCCCGATCGTTGCTCTTGTTTTTTTATTAGGCTCTTGTACAGGTAATCAGCAGGAGGGAAATTATAGCGAGCAAGCTGTAGATGCAGATTTTATCACATTAGAAACAGGAACGACAAACCTTATAAAGACCTATCCCGGCACTATTGAAGGAACTGTTAATGTGGATGTGAGAGCACAGGTTTCCGGTTATCTGGAAACTATTTTTGTGCAGGAAGGAGACTATGTCAATAAAGGACAGGCTTTATTCAAAATAAAAGGCGATGTATTCATTGAGCAGGTCAATAACAGTGAGGCATCCCTGAAGGCAGCCATCGCTGCACAGGCGAATGCCCGGATCGAACTCGATAAAATCAGACCTCTGGTACAGGGAAAAGTTGTTTCCGAATTACAGCTTCAGACCGTACAGGCGCAGTATGATGCCGCGACTGCGCAGGTCGCACAGGCCAGATCGGCATTGGGATCATCCCGTATAAATGCTGACTTTGCAGTTATCAAAGCACCCGTGAGTGGCTATATCGGAAGAATTCCAAACAGAGTCGGTAATCTGGTGACACCTGCAGATGCTTCTCCGTTGACGACCTTGTCTGAAATCAATAATGTATTTGTATACTTCTCATTGAGTGAAGCCGAATTTATTGATTTTACCAAAGCCAGAAAGAAGGACGAAGGCATGAATACCGTGGAAATCGTCATGGCCGACGGTACAGTATACGGACACAAAGGCAGAGTAGAGGTGGCCAGTGGTAATATAGATCGTGCTACAGGCTCCATTGCGCTGAAAGCCGTATTCCCCAATCCGGACAGAGTGTTGCGTTCGGGTGGAGCAGGAAGAATCATTCTTACCCGAAAGATAGACGAAGCGATAAGTATACCTATGGCAAGTGTAAAAGATATACAGGATAGATTTTTTGTGTTTGCACTTACAGATAGCAGTAAAGTAGCTATGAGACCTATTGAGATTTCCGGTCGTTCAGGACAAAATTATATTGTCAGATCCGGAGTAAAACCTGGTGATAAAATAGCGGTCAATCGTATAGATATGCTTGCCGAAGGAGTTAAAGTAGCTCCTGTTACTGTTGCAGCAGACTCGTTGGCTCATTAA